TTCGCCGACGCGTTGACCGCCGCGACCACCCCGGCCGGGTCGATCAGTGCCGCGTCGTCGCTGTCCTCGTCGAGGTCGAGATGCTCACGCAACAACGTCAAACGCAGGTTGCGCGCGAACACCCGGGCGCCGTCGCCCAGACCCGCCGGATCCCGCGGCGCACGTTCGTCGCGCGCGTCGTCGAGCACCGCACACGACAGTTCGCTGTCATGGGTCCACGACCGGCGGTTGAAGTTGTCACTGCCGACGCTGGCCCACACATCGTCGATCACACAAACCTTGGCATGGACGTAAACCGGTGTGCCTGCGTGGTTTTCGACGTCGAACACGTGCACACGGTCCGCCGCGGCCCGTCGGCACGTGGCGATGGCCTGCTGCCTGCCCACCTGGTTGGGCGGCAGGGAGAACCGGCCGTCCACATCGGGGTGCCGCGGTACCACCGCGATCAGGTGCAGATCGGGGTTCGCCCGCAGCGCCGCGGCGAACAACCGGGATACCTGCTTGGACCACAGATACTGGTCCTCCAGGTAGATCAGCCGTCGGGCACGCAGCACCGCCTTGGTGTAGCCGCGGGCGATGCTGCGTTCCCCGCGAGGTGCGAAGTCGTACTCGAAGTGCGCGTCGGGGTAGGTCCGCAGCACCTGAACCGCCTGGGTGCCGCACGGCGGCGGATCCGGTGGCTGCTCGGGCAGCCGGCCCGCGCTCAGGTCGCTGCGATTGAGTTTGTCGGTGATCCAGGCGATCGGCGAGAGCATGTCCAGCGGGGCCGGGTCGGTCCAGCGTTCACGGAACGTGAGATCGAGGGC
This region of Mycolicibacterium goodii genomic DNA includes:
- a CDS encoding phospholipase D family protein, whose protein sequence is MAGLADWFLTAEERGNPHTSVPDWCTGNRVEALIHGATYFERLTHEVEALQRGDHLFFTDWRGDPDEKTRDGGPTIAELFCRAAQRGVVVKGLVWRSHLDQFAYSEEQNRHLGEAIERAGGEVLLDQRVRIGGSHHQKLVVLRHPAAPERDVAFAGGIDLCYSRRDDAEHLGDPQAMPMGKQYGEHPPWHDAQLQIRGPAVGALDLTFRERWTDPAPLDMLSPIAWITDKLNRSDLSAGRLPEQPPDPPPCGTQAVQVLRTYPDAHFEYDFAPRGERSIARGYTKAVLRARRLIYLEDQYLWSKQVSRLFAAALRANPDLHLIAVVPRHPDVDGRFSLPPNQVGRQQAIATCRRAAADRVHVFDVENHAGTPVYVHAKVCVIDDVWASVGSDNFNRRSWTHDSELSCAVLDDARDERAPRDPAGLGDGARVFARNLRLTLLREHLDLDEDSDDAALIDPAGVVAAVNASANALQEWYDRGCTGPRPPGRLRPHRPERLGPLTRAWAEPVYRAVYDPDGRNYRDRLRRYW